One genomic window of Ruminococcus gauvreauii includes the following:
- a CDS encoding ComF family protein, whose product MNISEWILGCIYPARCVVCDRVVGLKIGNLCPGCAEKLSVMEGFHCGHCGKFIEREEDEYCDDCRRFRHTFEEGYGVFPYRGWVKDSMMRFKFHGRKEYGEFYGRAMAAAGRERLGRWKPQVIIPVPMYRKKERMRGYNQAEVLALSLGKHAVLPVRTDLVKRVHETKPQKELTRDMRRKNLVRAFTVENSAGSYSRVLLVDDIYTTGSTADAVASGLKQKGVKSVFVLTACTGHGF is encoded by the coding sequence ATGAATATCAGTGAGTGGATTCTCGGATGTATCTATCCGGCCAGATGTGTGGTATGCGATAGGGTTGTCGGATTGAAAATCGGGAACCTCTGTCCTGGCTGCGCTGAGAAGCTTTCCGTGATGGAAGGCTTTCACTGCGGACATTGCGGGAAGTTTATTGAACGGGAAGAGGATGAATACTGTGACGACTGCAGGAGATTCCGCCATACGTTTGAGGAAGGATACGGTGTGTTTCCTTATCGCGGATGGGTGAAGGATTCCATGATGCGCTTCAAATTCCACGGAAGGAAAGAGTACGGGGAATTTTATGGCAGGGCGATGGCGGCGGCCGGCAGGGAAAGGCTTGGCCGCTGGAAACCACAGGTCATCATTCCGGTACCCATGTACAGGAAAAAAGAGCGTATGAGAGGGTATAATCAGGCTGAGGTGCTGGCACTCAGTCTGGGGAAACATGCAGTACTTCCGGTGCGCACCGATCTGGTGAAAAGGGTTCATGAGACAAAACCACAGAAGGAGCTGACACGCGATATGAGAAGAAAGAACCTGGTCCGGGCGTTTACGGTTGAAAATTCTGCGGGCAGTTACAGCCGGGTTCTGCTGGTGGACGACATTTATACGACAGGCAGCACTGCGGATGCCGTGGCATCCGGACTGAAACAAAAAGGCGTAAAATCCGTCTTTGTGCTGACTGCCTGTACCGGACATGGTTTTTAA